GCGCACTGCGCTCGAAGCCGGCGATGTCGGCCATGCCGCGGCGCTGCTTGGCCGTCCCTGGTTCGTGCGCGGCGAGGTCGCCCATGGCGACAAGCGTGGGCGCGATCTCGGCTATCCCACTGCCAACATGCATCTCAGCTATGATTGCCGCCTGCACTTCGGCATCTACGCGGTTCGCATGAAGATCGACGGTGCCTGGCATAACGGTGTCGCCAGCTTCGGCAGCCGGCCGACCTTCGACGACGGCGCGCCAAAACTCGAGACCTTCGTCTTCGACTTTTCGGGCGATCTTTACGGCAAGACGGTCGACGTCGCCTTCGTCGCCTTCCTGCGCGGTGAGGCGAAATTCGATACGCTCGACGCGCTGATCGTCCAGATGGATGCCGACAGTGCAAGCGCGCGCGGCATCCTGGCGGCGACGCCGGCCTTTCTTCCGTGACCACGCTTTGCTAGAAGCCGCTGATGTCCGCTCTGCACCTCGTTTCGCCCCTGCGAATTACCGGCCCGGCTGCCGCCCTGCGCTGACCGCGCGGGCGCTTGCGCAGGCCGGGACGACGATCGCTTCCCCGTGACATCTCAAGGATGGGCGCCGCACCGCATGCTGAGCCGCCATCCGCACTGCCGAGCCGGATCATGACCGACAAGACCGCCGAGAAGCCCGAGACCACCGATTATTCGCAGACCCTGTTCCTGCCGCAGACGGAATTCCCGATGCGCGCCGGCCTGCCGCTGCGCGAGCCGGAACTGCTCGCCCGCTGGGCGAAAATGGACCTCTACCGCAAGCTGCGCGAGGCTGGGCAGGGCCGCGACCGCTTCGTCCTGCATGACGGCCCGCCCTATGCGAACGGCAACATCCATATCGGCCATGCGCTCAACAAGGTGCTGAAGGACCTGGTGACGCGCTCGCAGCAGATGCTCGGCTACGACTCCAACTACGTCCCGGGCTGGGACTGCCACGGCCTGCCGATCGAGTGGAAGATCGAGGAACAATACCGCGCCAAGGGGCTGAACAAGGACGATGTGCCGGTCGTCGAGTTCCGCAAGGAATGCCGCGTCTTTGCCGAGAAATGGGTCGATATCCAGCGCAACGAGTTCAAGCGCCTCGGCGTTGAGGGCGACTGGGACGATCCCTACCTGACCATGGCCTATGGCGCCGAGGCGCAGATCGCCCGCGAGATCATGAAATTCGCCGAGAACGGCATGCTCTATCGCGGCTCCAAGCCGGTGATGTGGTCGGTGGTCGAGAAGACCGCTCTGGCCGAGGCCGAGGTCGAGTACGAGGAGCACACCAGCGACACGATCTTCGCGGCGTTCCCGGTGCTCGGCTCGGGGCCGCTTGCCGGCGCGTCGGTGCTGATCTGGACGACGACTCCCTGGACCATCCCCGGCAACCGCGCGATCTCGTTCCACAACAAGATCGGCTATGGCCTCTATCGCGTCACGGCCGCCCCGGAGGGCAACTGGGCCAAGGTCGGGGCGCGCTATGTGCTGGCCAAGAACCTCGCCGAGGCGCTGTTCAAGACCGCCAAGGTCGAGGCCTACGAGCTGGAGCGTGACGTCACGGCCGCCGACCTCGCCGGTCTCGCCACTGCTCACCCGCTGCGCGGCCAGGGCTACGACTTCGACGTGCCGCTGCTCGACGGTGACCATGTCACCGACGATGCCGGTACTGGCTTCGTCCACACCGCGCCCGGCCATGGCCGCGAGGACTTCGACGTCTGGATGGCCAATGGCCGCATGCTCGCAGAGCGCGGCATCGAGACCCGCATCCCCTATACCGTCGACGCCGATGGCCGCTTCACCAAGGAGGCGCCCGGCTTCGAAGGCGCGCAGGTCATCACCGACAAGGGCGAGAAGGGCAATGCCAACGAGGTCGTGATCAAGGCGCTCGCCGCCACCGGCAACCTCGTCTCGCGCGGGCGCCTCAAGCACCAGTATCCGCATAGCTGGCGCTCGAAGAAGCCGGTGATCTTCCGCAATACGCCGCAATGGTTCATCGCCATGGACAAGCCCTATGGCGATGCCGGCGCGCCTGATCCGGCGGCGCCGGCCCCGACCGCCGGCGGCAACGCCGACACGCTGCGCAACCGCGCGCTCACGGCAATCAAGCAGACCGAATGGGTCCCCGCTGCCGGCGAGAACCGCATCAACGGCATGATCGCCAACCGGCCCGACTGGGTGGTCTCGCGCCAGCGCGCCTGGGGTGTGCCGATCACCGTCTTCGTCGACAAGGAGAGCAAGGAGATTCTAGTCGACGAGAAGGTCAACGCCGCGATCGCCGAGGCCTTCGAGCAGGAGGGCGCCGACGCCTGGTTCACCGACACCGACGGTGCGCGCTTCCTGAAGCCCTATGGCTACGACCCGGCGAAGTACGAGCGTGTCGTCGACGTGCTCGACGTCTGGTTCGATTCAGGCTCGACCCATGCCTTCACTTTGGAGAAGCGTGCCGATCTCAGGACCCATCGCATCGTCGACGGCGGCCGCGACAAGGTGATGTATCTCGAAGGCTCGGACCAGCATCGCGGCTGGTTCCATTCGAGCCTGCTCGAAAGCTGCGGCACGCGCGGCCGCGCGCCCTTCGACGTGGTGCTGACCCACGGCTTCTGTCTCGACGAGAAGGGCGAGAAGATGTCGAAGTCGAAGGGCAATGTCACCGCACCGCAGGACATCATCAAGGACAGCGGTGCCGATATCCTGCGGCTCTGGGTGGCGGCGGCCGACTATTCCGACGATCTGCGCATCGGCAAGGAGATCCTTAAGACCTTCGTCGAGACCTATCGCAAGCTGCGCAACACCATGCGCTGGATGCTCGGCACGCTCGCCCATTTCGACGAGGCGATCCGCGTCTCCGACCCGGCCTCGATGCCGGAGCTGGAGCGGTTGATGTTGCACCGCCTCGCCGAGCTAGGGCCGCAGGTCGAGGAGGCCTACCGGACCTACGACTACAAGAAGGTCGTGAACCTGCTCTCGCAGTTCATGAACACCGAGCTCTCGGCCTTCTATTTCGACGTCCGTAAGGACGCGCTCTATTGCGATCCGCGCTCCAGCCATGTCCGTAAGAGCGCGCTCACCGTGGTCGACCATCTCTTCCGCTGCCTGACGACCTGGCTCGCGCCGATCCTGGTCTTCACCGCCGAGGAAGCCTGGCTCGACCGCTATCCGCAGGTGAAGGACGGCAACGGCTCGGTGCACCTGGAACTCTTCGCCAAGGCGGATGGTGCCTGGCTCGATCCGGAACTCGCCGAGCGCTGGGCCAAGGTCCGCCGCGTGCGCCGTGTCGTCACCGGCGCGCTCGAACTGGAGCGTGCCGGAAAGCGCATCGGCTCCTCGCTGGAAGCCGCGCCGGTCGTTCACATCGCCGACCCCGATTTGCGCGCGGCGCTGAGCGGACTCGACCTCGCCGAAATCTGCATCACCTCCGGTGCGCGGATCGCGGACGGGGAGGGGCCGGCGGAGGCCTTCCGCCTGCCGGACGTGCCCGGCGTCGCGGTGGTGCCGGCGCGCGCTTCGGGCATCAAATGCGCCCGCTCCTGGAAGTATTTCGATCCGGCGACGGCCGAGCCCAGCTTCCCCGAGGTAACGCCGCGTGACGCCAAGGCGCTGCGCGAGCTCGGGCGCGCTGCGTGAGCGCGCAGACGCCATCGCTGCGCCGCCTCGGCGTCTGGATCGTCGCGCTGACTTTCGTGCTCGACCAGGCGCTGAAGCTCTGGCTGCTCTTCGGCCTGAGATTGGCCGAGGAGGGGCCGTTCCAGCTCGCCTCCTTCCTGGAGATCGTGCTCGCCTGGAATCGTGGCATCTCCTACGGCCTGTTCCAGCAGTCGACGGATATCGGTCGCTGGGCGCTGGTCGTGCTCTCCGTCGTTGCCGCGGTCTGGCTCTGGCGCTGGATGTGGCGCAGCGATGACAGGCTGACGGTGGTGAGCCTTGCGCTGATCATCGGCGGCGCGCTCGGCAACGGGCTCGACCGCATGGTCTATGGCGCCGTCGTCGACTTCGTGCATTTTCACGTCGGCAGCTTCAGCTGGTACATCTTCAATATCGCCGACGCGGCGATCGTCTTCGGTGTGCTCGGTCTGCTCTGGGAATCGCTGAGGCCGGGGGCGGGGCGTTCCAAGGCGGCTTGAGCGCGTCTCCGCGGCGCTCGCAAACAGGCCGGCCACAGCTCATTTACGGCAATCCGGCAAAAGGGCTCCCGATTTTGCCGGATATGGGTTAAAAGGCCCGCCATGCTTTCGCCGCGTCGCTCAGGCAAGACGCCGGCAGGTATCGGTATGGAGAGGTGAGATGGCTTATCGGATCCGCGCTTCGCGCATGCTGCTCGCCGGCGGCCTGCTGCTGGCGACGACCCCTGCTTTCGCCCAGGAAGGCATGCTCTTCAAGAATCTGGTCGATGGCATGGGCCTGTTCGGCCGCGACAAATCGGACATCGAGTATAAGCAGCGCGCCCCGCTGGTCGTGCCGCCGTCCTCCACCTTGCCGAAGCCGCAGGAAGTTGGCGCCAACCGCAGCGCCGCCTGGCCGGATGATCCGGACGTCGCCCGTCGCAAGGCCGACCGCGACAGCTCCAACATCCTGTTCGCGACCACCGAGGCCTACCGCGCCAACACCAGGCCGTTGATGTCGCAGGAGGAACTGCGCCGCGGCCGCGTCAACGGACGCGGCAACGGGCCCGAAGGCATCGTTCCCGACCACAATACCGGCAACAACCAGATCGAGCCGATCCGTATCGGCCGCGAGATGGCGGCACGTCAGGCGCAGACCGATACCTCCAATCTCGAATTTGGCACCGAGCCGTCCCGCCGCTATCTGCATGAGCCGCCGACCGGCTATCGTCGCCCGGCCGCGACGGCCGCGCTCGGTCCGGGCGCATCCGGTCCGCGCGAGGACAAGCAGGCTGTCGGCCAGCGCGAGTTCCTCGTCGGCCAGAAGGTCTACGAAAACCAATAGGCTGCATGCCATTGTCCTGCGCTGCGTTGGTTTTCTGCTGCAGCCGGACTATCTAGAGCACAAGCCTCTTCCCCGGCTCGGGCCCATGCGGGCCCGAGCCGGTTCGTTTCTGGACCTCGCGATCTGCAGGAGCTTTTCAAGGTCATGACGGTGCACACCGCTCCCGCCAATACAGCCGCCAGCCAGATCGAATCCTATAGGCTTGCCAACGGGCTCCAGATCGTGGTCGCGCCCGACCATCGCGCCCCCGTCGTCACCCATATGGTCTGGTACCGCAACGGCTCCGGCGACGATCCGACCGCCAAGTCGGGCATCGCTCATTTCCTTGAGCACCTGATGTTCAAGGGCACGGCGAAATGGCCGGCCGGCGAGTTCTCGAAGATCGTCGCGAGCTATGGCGGCCAGGAGAACGCCTTCACCTCCTATGACTACACTGCCTATTTCCAGCGCGTGCCGAAGGAGCACCTGCGCGCGATGATGGACTACGAGGCCGACCGGATGACCGGCCTCGCTTTCGACGAGAGCGTGGTTGCGCCCG
This genomic interval from Bosea sp. 29B contains the following:
- the ileS gene encoding isoleucine--tRNA ligase; translated protein: MTDKTAEKPETTDYSQTLFLPQTEFPMRAGLPLREPELLARWAKMDLYRKLREAGQGRDRFVLHDGPPYANGNIHIGHALNKVLKDLVTRSQQMLGYDSNYVPGWDCHGLPIEWKIEEQYRAKGLNKDDVPVVEFRKECRVFAEKWVDIQRNEFKRLGVEGDWDDPYLTMAYGAEAQIAREIMKFAENGMLYRGSKPVMWSVVEKTALAEAEVEYEEHTSDTIFAAFPVLGSGPLAGASVLIWTTTPWTIPGNRAISFHNKIGYGLYRVTAAPEGNWAKVGARYVLAKNLAEALFKTAKVEAYELERDVTAADLAGLATAHPLRGQGYDFDVPLLDGDHVTDDAGTGFVHTAPGHGREDFDVWMANGRMLAERGIETRIPYTVDADGRFTKEAPGFEGAQVITDKGEKGNANEVVIKALAATGNLVSRGRLKHQYPHSWRSKKPVIFRNTPQWFIAMDKPYGDAGAPDPAAPAPTAGGNADTLRNRALTAIKQTEWVPAAGENRINGMIANRPDWVVSRQRAWGVPITVFVDKESKEILVDEKVNAAIAEAFEQEGADAWFTDTDGARFLKPYGYDPAKYERVVDVLDVWFDSGSTHAFTLEKRADLRTHRIVDGGRDKVMYLEGSDQHRGWFHSSLLESCGTRGRAPFDVVLTHGFCLDEKGEKMSKSKGNVTAPQDIIKDSGADILRLWVAAADYSDDLRIGKEILKTFVETYRKLRNTMRWMLGTLAHFDEAIRVSDPASMPELERLMLHRLAELGPQVEEAYRTYDYKKVVNLLSQFMNTELSAFYFDVRKDALYCDPRSSHVRKSALTVVDHLFRCLTTWLAPILVFTAEEAWLDRYPQVKDGNGSVHLELFAKADGAWLDPELAERWAKVRRVRRVVTGALELERAGKRIGSSLEAAPVVHIADPDLRAALSGLDLAEICITSGARIADGEGPAEAFRLPDVPGVAVVPARASGIKCARSWKYFDPATAEPSFPEVTPRDAKALRELGRAA
- the lspA gene encoding signal peptidase II, which translates into the protein MRRLGVWIVALTFVLDQALKLWLLFGLRLAEEGPFQLASFLEIVLAWNRGISYGLFQQSTDIGRWALVVLSVVAAVWLWRWMWRSDDRLTVVSLALIIGGALGNGLDRMVYGAVVDFVHFHVGSFSWYIFNIADAAIVFGVLGLLWESLRPGAGRSKAA